A genomic region of Macrobrachium nipponense isolate FS-2020 chromosome 40, ASM1510439v2, whole genome shotgun sequence contains the following coding sequences:
- the LOC135211788 gene encoding uncharacterized protein LOC135211788 produces MQRDVEAHPHCLMAEEKVACAENEGLVRVSCLRYTECEDPNSLLVALTVEKPVEGPTPQPGANTSSSTSVVHLVQRYQLQDQSRPLLKLFMPKPDAPGITTKEWMCVGEWISSSSVVTLGTTLRHLIPGSQLPFIVTAATSDGYIYAINRDTMQQISSHNIQNTRGSGDEPPISKRASVDRRVVSLSHSWNGFSLLAMDSLGSLHFLTLVRPVDVDCLAN; encoded by the exons ATGCAGAGAGACGTTGAAGCACATCCACACTGTTTGATGGCTGAAGAAAAAGTGGCTTGTGCTG AGAATGAAGGACTGGTTAGAGTGTCCTGTTTACGATACACTGAGTGTGAGGACCCAAACAGTTTGTTAGTTGCATTGACTGTTGAGAAACCTGTGGAAGGACCAACTCCTCAACCG GGAGCAAATACAAGTAGCTCAACTTCAGTGGTTCATTTGGTACAAAGATACCAACTTCAAGATCAAAGTCGTCCGCTTCTCAAGTTATTCATGCCCAAGCCTGATGCCCCAGGTATCACTACAAAG GAATGGATGTGTGTGGGAGAATGGATATCGAGTAGTAGTGTGGTGACTCTGGGTACTACTCTTCGTCATCTTATTCCAGGCTCCCAGTTACCATTCATTGTTACTGCAGCAACAAGTGATggttatatatatgcaattaacaGGGATACAATGCAGCAG ATAAGCAGCCACAACATACAAAATACTCGGGGATCTGGAGATGAACCTCCCATAAGCAAGCGTGCATCAGTAGATCGTCGTGTAGTTTCACTTTCCCATTCATGGAATGGCTTTTCTCTTCTGGCAATGGATTCTCTTGGGAGCTTACATTTTCTCACTCTAGTGAGGCCTGTGGATGTTG ATTGCCTGGCTAACTAG